The genomic window CCGCACCGCCACCGCCACGGCGACGGAGAAGACCCGCCTGCACCTGCTCTACAAGAGCAAGCTCGATTCCCTCCTGCAGTCCGAGCCGCGCATCGGCGTGACCATCATGCGCCACCTGGCGCGGCTGCTCTCCGCGCGCCTGCGCCGCATGAACGCGGACCCCAAAAGCGTCATCGGCAAGAATGACTGAGCGGCCCCGCGAGTTCCCCGTCCTCACCGCGTTCGTCGTCGGGGGAGCGCTGCTGTACGCGTTCTCCCGGCTGCACCACGCGCTCGCGCCCTTCGTCCTCGCCGCCGCCTTCGCGTACGTGCTCAACCCGATCGTCAGCTACTTCGAGGCGCGCGGCCTGCGCCGCTCCCAGCTCGTCGTCTGCGGCTACCTCGCCGCCGCGGCCCTCGCCTTCGTCGCCTACGCGGGGCTCAAGTCGATGATCCTGTCCGAGACCGAGCTGCTGCAGACCCGCGCTCCGGCCTACCTCAGCGAGATCCAGAAGACGATCTACGCCCAGCAGGCGGCGCTGACGAAGAAGCTGCCCCTGCCCCCGAAGGTGGCCGAGCACGCGCTCGAGTCCGCCCTCGGAGGGGTCATGCACGTCCTGCAGGACCTCCCCTCCCACGTCCTCGCGATGATCCCCCTCCTCGCGCACGCCCTGCTCGTGCCCTTCATCGGCTTCTTCTTCCTGCTCGACGCCCCGGACGGGGTCGAGGGAGGGATCCAGATGTGCCCGAGCCGCTACGTCGAGCAGGCGATCCACCTGCTCAGCGAGGTCGACACGGTCCTCGGGAACTACCTGCGCGGCCTCATCATCGTCGTGACGGCGATCTTCATCGTCTCGTTCCTGGGCCTGCTGGCGCTCGGCGTCGACAACGCCCTGATCATCGCCGCGATCTCAGGCGTCAGCTCGGTGGTGCCCTATTTCGGCCTCGCCATGGGCATCCTCGTCGGCGGGGCGATGGCCGTCTATCAGTACGGCACGATCGTCGCCGGGGTGAAGGTCGCCGCGCTGTTCGTGGGCATCCGCCTGCTCGAGGAGATGCTGATCCAGCCCATCATCGCGCGCCACTCCCTGCACATGCACGCGATGACCAACCTGCTCGCGCTCATCGTCGGGGGCGCCACCTTCGGCTTCCTCGGCCTGGTCTTCGCCGTGCCCGCCGCCGGCATCATCAAGGCCCTCGTCTCGGTGACCTGGTCCTGGTACACGAGCGAGCGCGGACTGACGCTCGGCTCGGCCGAGGGCGTCGGCGTTCCCTACACCTAGGGCGCCTTCGCGTCGCGCGCGACGCGGAAGCCCGTGCCCCGCTCGCCGCGGATCTCCGGGTCCTCGCTGTCGCGGTTGAACACCCGCAGGTTGTGCGCGTCCCCGTCCCACTGCCCGCCGCGGTCGGAGCGATAGGAGCCGGTCGACTTCACGAGCCAGGCCGAGCCGTCGGACGGGGCGCCGTCGTAGGAGTCGTGGTACCAGTCCTCGGTCCACTCCCAGACGTTTCCTCCCATGTCGCACAGGCCCTGGGGCGTGTTGCCCGCCGGCTTGGAGCACACCGGCCAGGTCGCGTCCCGCCCGCAGCCGAGCTTGTCCGGCCGCTCGCCGAAGACGGCGCGGCGGCAGGTCGGAGGCGCGTTCCCCCACGCGTAGCGGACCTCGCGGCCGGCGCCGCGGGCGGCGTACTCCCACTCCGCCTCGCTGGGCAGTCGCCCCCCGACCCAGGCGGCGAACGCGCGCGCCTGCGCCCAGGGGACGCACACCACCGGCTGCTCGGGGCCGCGGAACGCGGGCGAGAGGCAGTCCATGTCGAGCGGCGCGCAGGCGCCCGCCTTCACGCAGGCCTGGTACTGGCGGTTGGTGACCTCGGTGCGGCCGAGCTCGAAGGCCTTGACCGTCACGCGATGGACGGGGCGCTCCTGAGGGAACTCGTCGGAGCCCATCAGGAAGCTCCCGCCGGGGATGAGCACCCAGACGATCAGCGCTGACTTCAAGGCTGGACGTACGGCGCGAGCAGCACGCGCAGGTCGGCGGGCACGCGAGCGGGGCGCCACAGGTCGGTCACGATCGCGTGCCGCGAGCGGACGCGCGCGACGACCTTGCCGCCGAGCTCGCCGTCGACGACCTCGCACGCGAACGAGATGCTCGCGCGCCCGAGCTCCGAGATCCAGGTCCGGATCGTCAGCAGGTCGTCGTAGCGGCTCGGGGCCAGGTACTCGCAGTCCGCCGACACGGCCGGCAGGAAGAGCTTGCGCTGGACCTCGAGGTCCCGGTAGCGCACGCCGAGCGAGCGCAGCAGCTCGGTGCGCCCCTGCTCGAGGTACTTCAGGTAGTTCGCGTAGTAGATGATCCCGGCCTTGTCGGTGTCGGCGTAGGTCACGCGCACCTGGAACTCATGGAACTTCGCCTTTCGCGCGGGCGCGGCCGCCGGCGCGGCCTTCGGCTCCGGTTTAGGCTCCGGCGCCTTGGCCGCGGGCGGAGGCGGCGTGCCCGTCGTATTGGGCAAGGTCACCTTCGCGAACGCCTGACGGTCCTCGCCGAGGACCTGGTTGACCACCGAGAGGATGCCTGAGAACCCGACCGGCTTGCGCAGGAAGAAGGTCTTCGCGCCCGGCTTGATCTTTCCCTTGAGCTCCTCGAGCGTCAGGCCCGTCGAGAAGATCACGGGGGTCGAGCTCGTCAGCGGCGAGGAGCGCAGGCGCTCGTACGCCGCCCCGCCGTCCACGCCGGGCATGTAGAAGTCGAGGATGATGAGGTCCGGCCGGAGCTCCTGGGCGAGCAGGATGCCCTGAGCGGCGTCGAAGGCGACGGCGACGCGGTAGCCCGCCGACTCGAGGCCGTCCTTGAGCGGGGCGACCAGAGTGACGTCGTCGTCGACGACTAGGATGGTCCGGGACATATCCGGTCAGGAGGGCTGGGGCTGGGAGCAATGCCCGCAGCGCTTGGCCCGGATCGGGATGTTGAGCAGGCACTCGGCGCACTGCTTCTCGGTCGGGGCGGGCGGAGCGGCGGGCTCGGCCCGCTTGAGGGCGTTGACGCCCTTCACCGCGGCGAACACGGCCCCGGCGATGATGACGAAGTCGACGACGTTCGTGACGAAGGCGCCGTAGTTCAAGGTCACCGCCTTAGCGGTCCCCTCCGCGGCCTTGAGCACGATGGTCTTGTCCGTGAAGTCCACTCCGCCCATGAGCATCCCGAGAGGCGGCATCACCACGTCGTTGAGGAAGGAGCTGACGATCTTGCCGAACGCCCCGCCGATGATGACGCCGACGGCCATGTCCATGACGTTGCCCTTGAGGGCGAACTCCTTGAACTCTTTGACCATGCTCATGTCCGGATACTATCTTAAGTATAATGGCCCGGGCAACTAAATGAGATTCACGGACTTCCGGGCCAAGAGCCGCTTCAGCCGCGACGAGATCCTCGACTTCGTCGCCGGCCGGCTCCTCGAGGACGCCCCCGCCGGCCTGCCCGCGCTGCCCGGCTCCTTGCTCGTCCCGTTTCATGAGGTGACCGAGATCTCCTGGGACGCCGCCTCCGGGACCGGCCGCGTCGAGGCCGTCCGGTACAACAAGCTCGACGATTGGTTCTACCCCTGCCACTTCAACGGCGATCCCGTGATGCCCGGCTGCTGGGGCGTGGACGCGGCCTGGCAGTGCCTGCGCTTCTTCGCCGCCTGGCGCGGCCTGAAGGGCTGCGGCAAGACCATGGGCATGGAGAACGTGTCCTTCTTCGGGCAGATACGGCCCTACGACAAGAAGATCGTCTATGCGATCGACGTGCTCTCCGAAGAGACCTCCGACGGGGAGACTTTACTGACCGGCAAGGCGACCGTCTCCGTGGACGGCACCCTCGTGTACACCATCGGGAGCGTCTCCGTCGCGACGGCCTACTGGACCGAGGAGTCTCCCTCGAAGCCGGCCCCCGCGCCTCCCGCCGAGGACGCGCCGATCCGCAAGCTCGCGTACGACGAGTTCGCCGCGAAGTCGAGGCTCAACCACGCCGAGATCGTCGCCCTGTCGCAGGGAACCTTGATCGACGCCCCCGGGCTCGAGGTCGGCCTCCTCCCCTCGTCGCTGATGCTCGAGGTCGGCGCGATCGACCGGATCGTCTTCGACGAGGCCACGGGCGAGGGCTCGATCTCGGCGACGCGCTCCAACGGCCCGCTCGAGTGGTTCTACCCGATGACGCCGGGCATCAAGCCCACGGTGCTCTCCATCGACGCGGTGTGGCAGCTGATGGGGCTGTTCCTCACCTGGCGGCGGAACCCCGGCACCGGCCGGGCGCTCGGCTTCGAGCGCGTCGAGGTCTTCGGCGAGATCCTTCCGGAAGATGAGCTGATCCGCTACGAGATCGTCATCGTGCGCTTCTCGCGCGCGCCGAACGGCGACGCCTTCGTGCGCGCGGACGCGAAAGTGCACGCCGGCGGCCGCCTGATCCTCTCAGCAACGAACCTGAACGTGGGTTGTCATAAGAACATCCGCTACGCCGGCTATCCGCTCCCGAGCGAGATGGCCCTCGGCGGCAAGCTCAAGATACGCGAGGAGGCCGCTTGACCGTCCTGACGCCCGAGCAGGTGCTGGCCCTCGTCCCGCAGCAGCGGCCGATGCGGTTCATCGACGAGATCGTCGAGATCGACGCCGACCACATCGTCGGCAACTACACCTGGAAGCCCGAGGATTGCG from Elusimicrobiota bacterium includes these protein-coding regions:
- a CDS encoding AI-2E family transporter produces the protein MTERPREFPVLTAFVVGGALLYAFSRLHHALAPFVLAAAFAYVLNPIVSYFEARGLRRSQLVVCGYLAAAALAFVAYAGLKSMILSETELLQTRAPAYLSEIQKTIYAQQAALTKKLPLPPKVAEHALESALGGVMHVLQDLPSHVLAMIPLLAHALLVPFIGFFFLLDAPDGVEGGIQMCPSRYVEQAIHLLSEVDTVLGNYLRGLIIVVTAIFIVSFLGLLALGVDNALIIAAISGVSSVVPYFGLAMGILVGGAMAVYQYGTIVAGVKVAALFVGIRLLEEMLIQPIIARHSLHMHAMTNLLALIVGGATFGFLGLVFAVPAAGIIKALVSVTWSWYTSERGLTLGSAEGVGVPYT
- a CDS encoding formylglycine-generating enzyme family protein, translated to MKSALIVWVLIPGGSFLMGSDEFPQERPVHRVTVKAFELGRTEVTNRQYQACVKAGACAPLDMDCLSPAFRGPEQPVVCVPWAQARAFAAWVGGRLPSEAEWEYAARGAGREVRYAWGNAPPTCRRAVFGERPDKLGCGRDATWPVCSKPAGNTPQGLCDMGGNVWEWTEDWYHDSYDGAPSDGSAWLVKSTGSYRSDRGGQWDGDAHNLRVFNRDSEDPEIRGERGTGFRVARDAKAP
- a CDS encoding YbgC/FadM family acyl-CoA thioesterase, with amino-acid sequence MSRTILVVDDDVTLVAPLKDGLESAGYRVAVAFDAAQGILLAQELRPDLIILDFYMPGVDGGAAYERLRSSPLTSSTPVIFSTGLTLEELKGKIKPGAKTFFLRKPVGFSGILSVVNQVLGEDRQAFAKVTLPNTTGTPPPPAAKAPEPKPEPKAAPAAAPARKAKFHEFQVRVTYADTDKAGIIYYANYLKYLEQGRTELLRSLGVRYRDLEVQRKLFLPAVSADCEYLAPSRYDDLLTIRTWISELGRASISFACEVVDGELGGKVVARVRSRHAIVTDLWRPARVPADLRVLLAPYVQP
- the mscL gene encoding large-conductance mechanosensitive channel protein MscL, yielding MSMVKEFKEFALKGNVMDMAVGVIIGGAFGKIVSSFLNDVVMPPLGMLMGGVDFTDKTIVLKAAEGTAKAVTLNYGAFVTNVVDFVIIAGAVFAAVKGVNALKRAEPAAPPAPTEKQCAECLLNIPIRAKRCGHCSQPQPS
- the fabA gene encoding bifunctional 3-hydroxydecanoyl-ACP dehydratase/trans-2-decenoyl-ACP isomerase, with product MRFTDFRAKSRFSRDEILDFVAGRLLEDAPAGLPALPGSLLVPFHEVTEISWDAASGTGRVEAVRYNKLDDWFYPCHFNGDPVMPGCWGVDAAWQCLRFFAAWRGLKGCGKTMGMENVSFFGQIRPYDKKIVYAIDVLSEETSDGETLLTGKATVSVDGTLVYTIGSVSVATAYWTEESPSKPAPAPPAEDAPIRKLAYDEFAAKSRLNHAEIVALSQGTLIDAPGLEVGLLPSSLMLEVGAIDRIVFDEATGEGSISATRSNGPLEWFYPMTPGIKPTVLSIDAVWQLMGLFLTWRRNPGTGRALGFERVEVFGEILPEDELIRYEIVIVRFSRAPNGDAFVRADAKVHAGGRLILSATNLNVGCHKNIRYAGYPLPSEMALGGKLKIREEAA